One Candidatus Desulfatibia profunda genomic region harbors:
- a CDS encoding efflux RND transporter periplasmic adaptor subunit yields MVKKSVRTLIVPVVVAVIAGGGIMLVKHKKQTLAQAPRYGMQPTPVRVASARLGDLQITRDYLAVVEPIRSANVSARLTANVEKVLHDENARVKAGDVLVVLDSREIAENVSFMTKTYAYWEREARRDKTLAEKGAIPGAQAEGTFDKANEAGGRLAAAKTQLSYCLIRSPFDGLVSHRMVDPGDLAAPGKNLMVVEDRDKLKLCFDVPQQDLPLVRAGLQVAYSVSGKERTATLSHLFPSLSAARMLRAEVYLDGADMDGLSSGAYVPLRVILGDSRDVTLVPAGSVVESPDGKPHVFIVRDGRLEARPVSILNTSGDEVAVEGVQAGEQVVLSTFLGWAQLSSGQMVEVMK; encoded by the coding sequence ATGGTAAAAAAAAGTGTTCGAACCTTGATCGTACCGGTCGTGGTCGCGGTGATTGCAGGCGGCGGTATCATGCTGGTCAAACACAAGAAGCAGACGCTGGCGCAGGCACCCAGGTATGGGATGCAGCCCACGCCGGTCCGCGTGGCTTCCGCCAGACTGGGGGACTTGCAGATAACGAGGGATTACCTGGCGGTGGTGGAGCCCATCCGATCCGCGAACGTTTCGGCGCGTCTGACGGCGAACGTGGAGAAGGTCCTGCACGATGAGAATGCGCGGGTCAAGGCCGGTGATGTCCTTGTCGTGCTCGACAGCCGGGAGATCGCAGAGAACGTCTCGTTCATGACCAAGACTTATGCCTATTGGGAGCGGGAAGCCCGGCGCGACAAAACGCTGGCCGAAAAAGGCGCGATCCCCGGCGCCCAGGCCGAAGGCACTTTCGACAAGGCGAACGAGGCCGGTGGCAGACTGGCCGCCGCCAAAACGCAGCTTTCGTATTGCCTGATCCGCAGTCCCTTTGACGGTCTGGTTTCCCATCGCATGGTGGACCCAGGCGACCTGGCGGCCCCGGGCAAGAACCTGATGGTGGTCGAAGACCGCGACAAGCTCAAGCTCTGTTTCGATGTGCCACAGCAGGACCTGCCGCTGGTTCGCGCAGGCCTCCAGGTGGCGTATTCAGTGTCCGGCAAGGAACGAACGGCGACGCTTTCTCACCTGTTTCCGTCGCTCAGCGCCGCGCGGATGCTTCGCGCCGAGGTCTACCTGGACGGCGCTGACATGGACGGGCTCTCTTCGGGGGCCTACGTGCCATTGCGCGTCATCCTGGGCGACAGCAGGGATGTCACGCTGGTGCCGGCCGGCAGCGTGGTCGAGTCTCCCGACGGCAAGCCTCATGTTTTCATCGTCCGGGACGGCCGCCTGGAGGCAAGGCCGGTCAGCATCCTGAACACGAGCGGCGACGAGGTGGCGGTAGAGGGTGTCCAAGCTGGTGAGCAGGTGGTATTGAGCACTTTTTTAGGGTGGGCGCAGCTATCATCCGGCCAAATGGTGGAGGTGATGAAGTGA
- a CDS encoding PIN domain-containing protein, which produces MNGKVFVDTNILVYSRDASEPEKQHQAMTWMSHLWESRSGRLSFQVLQEYYSTVTSKLQPGMEPQDARDDVLALFAWRPILVDADVIKGAWIIHDRFELSWWDALIVSAAQIGDCSILLTEDLQENQVIGKVRIVNPFIHPPESLPLASMS; this is translated from the coding sequence ATGAACGGTAAGGTCTTTGTTGACACAAACATACTTGTTTACAGCAGAGATGCTTCTGAACCTGAAAAACAACACCAGGCAATGACCTGGATGAGCCATCTCTGGGAATCGCGTTCCGGCCGATTGAGCTTTCAAGTCCTCCAGGAATATTATTCAACTGTTACGAGCAAACTCCAACCCGGAATGGAGCCGCAGGATGCCCGTGACGATGTACTGGCGCTGTTTGCATGGCGTCCGATCCTGGTCGATGCGGATGTTATAAAGGGCGCATGGATTATTCATGATCGGTTCGAGCTTTCCTGGTGGGACGCTTTGATCGTATCCGCTGCTCAGATCGGTGATTGCAGTATTCTATTAACGGAAGACCTTCAGGAAAACCAGGTGATCGGCAAGGTTCGCATCGTCAATCCGTTCATTCATCCACCGGAATCCTTGCCATTAGCAAGCATGTCCTGA
- a CDS encoding CopG family transcriptional regulator has protein sequence MVLMKNITITLEEKVASWARIRAAERETSVSRLVGEMLKEKMLEEESYGASMQHYLSKPPVLIKEPGTRYPTREKLHER, from the coding sequence ATCGTGCTTATGAAAAATATCACCATTACACTCGAAGAAAAAGTCGCCTCGTGGGCTAGGATTCGGGCAGCAGAGAGAGAAACCAGTGTTTCCCGGCTGGTCGGTGAAATGCTCAAGGAAAAAATGCTGGAAGAAGAAAGTTACGGTGCATCCATGCAGCATTACCTTTCAAAACCTCCGGTTTTGATCAAAGAGCCCGGAACTCGGTATCCCACCCGTGAGAAGCTCCATGAACGGTAA
- a CDS encoding efflux RND transporter permease subunit, translated as MNVTGFSLKNPYTIISFVLMVAALGAFAFFRTPTDLFPNTVPPQVVVITVYPGANAGDVADKVTRIVEKELNTLGGLKKVTSTSRDEVSSVNAEFDYSKTIGEAVLEVQNVIGRIRAHLPKDVLEPRIYRITDATRTLVTVALSPKPGSTKTLSQIRLLAENQIEDQILTLPGIADVDVFGGHQPEVKVHVDRDRLAANNVPIGEVAAALVRQNVSAPAGTIYSRRNEYLVKTTGEFANLQQIRDLPIRISDKGLLRLSDVARVSLDEAEQRSIYHGNGRPAIAINVLRPDNGPTVSAIQSFKGFMPVLQAQYPDIQFEITDDQQPIIDLNVSGMRNSLGQAVLLTVLVIFAFLADLRAAVVVSVSIPLAFLASLMVLWFSPYTMNMVTLTGMIIAVGLVVDASVVVLENIYRHYRNMKPPDASMAARQGTGEVAPAVTAGMLTTVIVLIPVMFAGGYTQQTMRPLNLMISATLIASLLVALTVVPLMASRLLARPRERRNLLERLFAHTDKGVGFLSGLYLGILRKSLHWRVMTLILAAVFFLVTMKVVKPLIGKELMPRMDTGIVILEFDAASDASPVEVEKTLNRIEEIIYAQPGVTMVSSVVGSEPGQISFGGGGATAQSAKLTINLVDRTQRDETIWQIQDKWRSQLRSFEGVRSFRLTEYGATPVSSTRAPLDVIISGYDPRVISHLADQCLKMLKGVPGLTDVRRSWYFDKTEYHVNVDPALARHYQTTPADVARELKSFVKGIPASAMRLKGYLDIPITVQYAAESIKEPAQLFDAYVSTKFGPVPLRAMATLDSERNQPLITRERLQNIIDITGVNRVYTIGQVAGMVQKRLDGIPLPAGYGIEVSGTMADMKSGNSEMGRALLIGFVFLYILLVALFRSFDQPITIMAAIPLAVAGALWGLLLFDKPMCKPAMMGMIFLGGTIVNNSILLLDFILKARKSGMDKNEAILQSIRLRIRPILMTTGSTVIGLLPLVFEMAVGLERMSPIGVVAGTGLLVGTFLTMIVIPTVYSSLDSLSALTAKVWLSIFGARGAKPSSIQQV; from the coding sequence GTGAATGTCACCGGTTTTTCCCTGAAGAATCCTTACACCATCATCTCCTTTGTGCTGATGGTGGCCGCGCTGGGTGCCTTCGCATTCTTTAGAACACCAACAGACCTGTTTCCCAATACCGTGCCCCCCCAGGTAGTTGTCATCACCGTCTATCCCGGAGCGAATGCCGGTGATGTCGCCGACAAAGTCACCCGGATCGTCGAGAAGGAATTGAACACTTTGGGGGGGCTGAAAAAGGTCACCAGCACCAGCCGCGACGAGGTTTCCTCCGTCAACGCCGAATTTGACTATAGCAAGACCATCGGAGAGGCCGTTCTAGAAGTGCAAAACGTCATCGGACGTATCCGCGCCCATTTGCCCAAGGACGTCCTGGAGCCTCGTATCTACCGGATCACGGATGCAACGCGGACCCTTGTGACGGTGGCTTTGTCTCCCAAGCCCGGAAGTACCAAGACGCTCTCACAAATCCGCCTTCTGGCCGAAAACCAGATCGAGGACCAGATATTGACTCTACCGGGCATCGCCGACGTGGATGTCTTCGGGGGGCATCAGCCCGAGGTAAAGGTCCACGTGGATCGGGACCGCCTGGCTGCCAACAATGTGCCCATCGGAGAAGTGGCGGCTGCACTGGTCAGGCAGAATGTATCAGCCCCGGCCGGCACGATCTACTCGCGCCGCAACGAGTACCTGGTCAAAACAACAGGCGAGTTTGCCAATCTTCAGCAAATCCGCGATCTGCCGATCCGGATTTCCGATAAGGGCTTGCTCCGCCTCTCGGACGTTGCCAGGGTGAGCCTCGATGAGGCCGAGCAGCGCAGCATCTATCATGGCAATGGCAGGCCGGCCATTGCGATCAACGTACTGCGGCCGGACAATGGGCCTACCGTAAGCGCCATTCAGAGTTTCAAAGGTTTTATGCCCGTGCTTCAGGCACAATACCCCGACATTCAGTTCGAGATCACCGATGACCAGCAACCGATCATCGACCTGAACGTCAGCGGCATGCGCAACTCCCTGGGCCAGGCGGTGCTCCTGACGGTGCTGGTCATCTTCGCCTTTCTGGCCGACCTGCGGGCCGCCGTGGTCGTGTCCGTCAGCATCCCGCTGGCGTTCCTGGCCAGCCTGATGGTGCTGTGGTTCAGCCCTTACACCATGAACATGGTCACACTGACGGGCATGATCATTGCGGTGGGCCTGGTGGTTGATGCGTCCGTTGTCGTGCTGGAGAACATCTACCGGCATTACCGGAATATGAAGCCTCCCGACGCATCCATGGCCGCCCGGCAAGGCACCGGCGAGGTTGCGCCGGCCGTCACGGCGGGCATGCTGACAACGGTCATTGTCCTCATCCCCGTGATGTTTGCAGGCGGCTACACGCAACAGACCATGAGACCGCTGAACCTCATGATATCCGCGACACTGATCGCCTCGTTACTGGTTGCCCTCACCGTTGTCCCGCTGATGGCCTCGCGCCTCCTGGCTCGACCCCGTGAGCGCCGAAACCTTCTGGAGCGTCTCTTTGCTCACACTGACAAGGGGGTGGGCTTTCTCTCGGGGTTGTATCTGGGGATTCTCCGAAAGTCCCTGCATTGGCGTGTGATGACGTTGATCCTTGCAGCCGTGTTTTTCCTGGTGACGATGAAGGTGGTGAAACCCCTGATCGGCAAAGAACTGATGCCCCGGATGGACACGGGCATCGTCATACTGGAGTTTGACGCGGCCAGTGACGCTTCCCCGGTTGAGGTTGAAAAGACGCTCAACCGGATCGAGGAAATAATTTACGCCCAGCCGGGCGTGACAATGGTATCCTCCGTGGTCGGCTCGGAACCGGGGCAGATAAGTTTCGGCGGCGGCGGCGCGACCGCCCAGTCGGCAAAGCTTACGATCAATCTGGTGGACCGGACGCAGCGGGATGAAACCATCTGGCAGATCCAGGACAAGTGGCGCAGTCAATTGCGCAGCTTTGAGGGCGTGCGCAGCTTCCGGTTAACCGAGTATGGGGCCACGCCCGTGTCTTCAACACGGGCGCCCCTTGACGTTATTATCAGCGGATACGACCCCCGGGTCATCAGTCACCTGGCGGATCAGTGCCTAAAGATGCTGAAGGGAGTGCCCGGGTTGACGGACGTACGGCGGAGTTGGTATTTTGACAAAACCGAATACCATGTGAACGTCGATCCTGCATTGGCCAGGCATTACCAGACTACGCCGGCCGATGTGGCAAGGGAACTCAAGAGTTTCGTGAAAGGCATACCTGCCTCGGCCATGCGGCTCAAGGGCTATTTGGATATTCCCATCACCGTTCAATATGCGGCTGAAAGCATCAAAGAACCGGCGCAGTTATTCGACGCATATGTTTCTACGAAATTCGGGCCAGTGCCTCTGCGCGCAATGGCCACGCTCGATTCCGAGCGAAATCAGCCGTTGATCACTCGCGAAAGGCTCCAGAACATCATTGACATTACCGGCGTCAACCGCGTGTACACGATCGGGCAAGTGGCGGGCATGGTTCAGAAACGCCTCGACGGAATTCCCCTGCCGGCCGGATACGGCATTGAGGTCTCGGGCACAATGGCGGACATGAAGAGCGGCAATTCGGAAATGGGCAGAGCCCTGCTGATCGGCTTTGTATTTCTGTACATCCTTTTAGTAGCCCTATTCCGATCGTTTGACCAACCGATCACGATCATGGCGGCCATCCCCCTGGCCGTCGCCGGGGCGCTGTGGGGCCTGCTCCTGTTCGACAAGCCCATGTGCAAGCCGGCCATGATGGGCATGATTTTCCTGGGCGGCACCATCGTGAACAACAGCATCCTGCTGCTGGACTTCATTCTTAAGGCCCGCAAGTCCGGCATGGACAAAAACGAAGCGATCCTGCAATCAATTCGGTTGAGAATCCGCCCCATCCTGATGACCACCGGCTCCACCGTTATCGGTCTGCTTCCGCTGGTATTTGAGATGGCGGTCGGTTTGGAGCGTATGAGTCCCATCGGTGTCGTCGCCGGCACCGGGTTGCTGGTGGGGACATTTCTGACCATGATCGTGATCCCGACCGTCTATTCGAGCCTGGACAGCCTCTCGGCGCTCACGGCAAAAGTGTGGCTGTCCATTTTCGGCGCTCGTGGCGCAAAACCTTCCTCAATTCAGCAAGTTTAA